The genomic interval ACGGGTCGGTCTTGCTGCCCGAGGAACGCAAGGTGTTCTCGTCGTTCACCCAGGCAAACACGATGATCCGGGCCTTGGAGTCGAAACGGAAGAAGAGGCGAAAGCGCCGTCCGATCTTGGCCCGACGCCAATGGCGGAAAGCCGTGCCCATGGTGTTGCCCTGCCGGTACTCGTCGCGCCCCGGGTCGGTCGGAACGACGTCCAGAATCAGTTTCGACAGTGCGCCAAACAGCTTCGTGTTGGCGTTCGATTCATAACCGGTGGGGTCTTGCAAGCGGGCACGCTCGACGGCGGCCTCCAGGGAGCGGAGTTGCTCGATCAGGCATTGGTGGAAGAGCAGAGTCCACCCGTGGCGCCGAATCACAATGCCACATCGCCATCGATTTCCTCGTCGAGGTCGATGGGGCGCTCCAGGCTGGCCAGCATCGAGCGCGCAAGATCATCCGGCAGGGCCGTCATGTGCTGCCCGGATCGAATGTCCTGCTCCAGCAGACGCAGAAAGCTGCCAATTGCAGGATCGTCGTGATCCTCATCCGCTACGCGGGAGACGATGACCTGCGAGCCCACCAGATCGAACGCGACTTTGCCGCCCAGATCCACGCCCAGCGCTTGGCGGATCGACTTGGGCAGGGTGATTTGCCCCTTGGCGGTAATGGTGGCGACGCCATGAATGCTGGCCATGCTGGAACCCTCCTGATTTCGAGCAAAAGTAAGGAATAATCCTTACCTCGTCAATGACCGTCTGCCTACCCTGGACGGAAACAGGCTCTGGCCTGCCTTGAGTCGCCTCTTGCTTCGACAAAAAGCCGCTGCCCCTCTCGGAAGCAGCGGCTTTTTCTTGCCACAAACGCGCTTACCGGCGGGCGCCGCGCACACCCTCAGCCAGTTCGCGGCAAAGCCCCAGCACATCCCCCACCGCCTGCTCCTTGCCGGCAGCCTTGGCGATGCGGTCGACCAGTGCCGAACCCACCACCACGCCGTCGGCCAGGCGGGCGACGCTGGCGGCGTGTTCCGGGCTGCGGATGCCGAAGCCGATGCACACCG from Azotobacter salinestris carries:
- a CDS encoding type II toxin-antitoxin system YhaV family toxin, whose amino-acid sequence is MRRHGWTLLFHQCLIEQLRSLEAAVERARLQDPTGYESNANTKLFGALSKLILDVVPTDPGRDEYRQGNTMGTAFRHWRRAKIGRRFRLFFRFDSKARIIVFAWVNDENTLRSSGSKTDPYIVFQKMLQRGHPPDDWAALLEASQADWRE
- a CDS encoding type II toxin-antitoxin system PrlF family antitoxin, with translation MASIHGVATITAKGQITLPKSIRQALGVDLGGKVAFDLVGSQVIVSRVADEDHDDPAIGSFLRLLEQDIRSGQHMTALPDDLARSMLASLERPIDLDEEIDGDVAL